In the genome of Nitrospira japonica, one region contains:
- the pilM gene encoding pilus assembly protein PilM, translating to MVAECVGLDIGLTAFKAVRFRRRLTGRESVEYFHLPLPFGRPEAAEPAKRAGQLRGFLWQHGLYGSGDIVTALPCQDLFIRTLSFPFRDTAKLAQVVPFEVENLIPMSLDDVAMGSMVLPARESPDASQKPKTAEVLVTAAPKEKVAEHLQFLASADLKPSAIGVDGMALYSVTQFLQEEGARVPGDLAIIDVGATKTTLCLIREGRPTLLRTVLWGSNHLTHALAVRYACSFAEAERRKRTMAVHEVNTWLEPLLKELRVTLHGYEGNGRQRLSHCWVSGGGSKLRELSGHVAQELGLIPVGPRQGFGASCPRAFSIAFGLAIHPKIVRPRWKTKAIGSDLAVDLNAGTAAASAQTEALRQDRRLAVWGALILGILALIDLSVRVYVKDRAFTDAKQALHADFVRSFGEGSGSGEEIDVARYRVGQIEKNLAVIDGSRSNMLAHLSSLAKQLPTGVPLTIRDLTIDGSTVHLEGETASFDAVEKIKQAFSGSGKFQDVSVSDTRVGSTANQVVFRLTYVVPQL from the coding sequence ATGGTAGCTGAATGTGTCGGCCTTGATATCGGATTGACGGCATTCAAGGCCGTGCGCTTCCGCCGCCGCCTGACTGGCCGTGAATCGGTCGAATATTTCCATCTTCCACTCCCGTTCGGGCGTCCGGAAGCCGCCGAACCGGCCAAGCGAGCCGGGCAACTCAGAGGCTTTCTCTGGCAGCACGGACTGTATGGTAGTGGCGACATTGTGACAGCCCTGCCTTGCCAGGACCTGTTCATCCGCACCCTGTCCTTTCCATTCCGCGATACCGCAAAGCTGGCTCAAGTCGTGCCGTTCGAAGTGGAAAACCTCATTCCCATGTCCTTGGACGACGTGGCGATGGGAAGCATGGTGCTGCCCGCAAGAGAATCGCCGGACGCCTCGCAGAAACCCAAGACGGCCGAAGTCCTTGTGACGGCGGCCCCGAAAGAGAAAGTCGCGGAGCACCTTCAATTCTTGGCCTCCGCGGACTTGAAGCCTTCCGCCATCGGCGTGGACGGCATGGCTCTCTATTCCGTCACTCAGTTTCTGCAGGAGGAAGGTGCCCGCGTACCGGGCGATCTGGCAATCATCGACGTGGGCGCGACAAAGACGACGTTATGCCTCATCCGGGAAGGGCGTCCGACTCTGCTTCGTACCGTGCTGTGGGGCAGCAATCACCTCACCCATGCCCTGGCCGTTCGCTACGCCTGCAGCTTTGCGGAAGCCGAGCGACGCAAGCGGACCATGGCCGTTCACGAGGTCAACACCTGGCTGGAACCCCTGTTAAAGGAATTGCGGGTCACTCTCCATGGTTACGAGGGGAACGGCCGCCAGCGCCTCTCACATTGTTGGGTATCGGGCGGAGGCTCCAAACTGCGCGAGTTGAGCGGGCACGTGGCCCAAGAGTTGGGATTGATCCCCGTCGGTCCGCGACAGGGATTCGGCGCATCCTGCCCCAGGGCTTTCTCGATCGCCTTCGGCCTGGCCATTCATCCCAAGATCGTCCGCCCGCGATGGAAGACCAAAGCCATCGGCTCCGACCTCGCCGTCGATTTAAACGCGGGAACGGCGGCGGCGTCCGCGCAAACCGAGGCATTGCGCCAGGACCGCCGTCTGGCCGTCTGGGGGGCTCTGATCCTGGGCATTTTGGCGCTGATCGATCTGTCGGTGCGGGTCTACGTGAAGGACCGCGCTTTTACCGACGCCAAGCAGGCGCTGCATGCCGACTTTGTCCGCAGCTTCGGTGAAGGATCCGGATCCGGCGAGGAAATCGACGTGGCACGATACCGTGTCGGACAGATCGAGAAGAACCTCGCCGTCATCGACGGCAGCCGGTCAAACATGCTGGCCCATCTCTCGAGTCTCGCGAAACAACTGCCGACCGGCGTCCCCTTGACCATCCGGGACCTGACGATCGACGGCTCGACCGTGCATCTCGAAGGCGAAACCGCCTCGTTCGACGCGGTGGAAAAAATCAAACAGGCGTTCTCCGGGAGCGGCAAGTTCCAGGACGTCTCGGTCTCGGACACGAGAGTCGGATCGACCGCCAATCAAGTCGTCTTCCGCCTGACCTACGTGGTGCCCCAATTATGA
- the gspN gene encoding type II secretion system protein GspN, whose translation MTLRLSWSGLANSAKEPLLWTVAGILCFVGFLFLTFPFQALQARILSEITRATGWNVRAADWSVELPLGVAWRDVTVSQSTTASFPIESMSMTVGLWGQLMGHRVLDALVHFPGSAQPGAARATGTVTASSWSFQGPTTVKAHLQQIDLSLFLRPHVAKGLLRADVDHAWIGNSDGTVSFKGDGTWRVEVADLTLEQIPAGTSRLPSLAFNRVMLTLLCHNDHCDVKEFNGEGPDGSISGQGKFRLTQPIQQTELELTLTVQAGAGWAQKSAGLPLPPLPPGTSLTFKVLGTVANPKLSV comes from the coding sequence ATGACCCTGCGTCTGTCCTGGTCCGGCCTGGCCAATTCGGCGAAGGAGCCGTTGCTCTGGACGGTCGCGGGAATCCTGTGCTTCGTGGGCTTCCTGTTTCTCACCTTTCCGTTCCAGGCCTTGCAGGCCCGAATCCTGTCCGAAATCACGCGGGCCACCGGATGGAACGTCCGGGCGGCCGACTGGTCGGTCGAATTACCGCTGGGTGTGGCCTGGCGGGACGTGACGGTGTCGCAATCGACGACTGCCTCGTTTCCGATCGAATCGATGAGCATGACGGTCGGGCTTTGGGGCCAACTCATGGGGCATCGCGTCCTCGACGCGCTGGTGCATTTTCCCGGTTCGGCACAGCCCGGCGCAGCGAGAGCCACGGGCACCGTCACGGCGTCGTCCTGGTCCTTTCAAGGGCCGACAACCGTGAAGGCCCACCTCCAGCAAATCGATCTGTCGCTCTTTCTGAGGCCGCACGTCGCGAAAGGACTGTTACGGGCCGATGTGGATCACGCCTGGATCGGCAACTCGGACGGAACCGTCTCGTTCAAGGGCGATGGCACATGGCGGGTCGAAGTGGCGGACCTGACCCTGGAACAGATACCGGCGGGCACGAGCCGGCTCCCCTCGCTGGCGTTCAACCGCGTCATGCTCACGCTTCTCTGTCATAACGACCATTGCGACGTGAAGGAATTCAACGGAGAAGGGCCGGACGGATCGATTTCGGGACAAGGCAAATTCCGCCTGACACAACCGATCCAGCAGACCGAGTTGGAGTTGACCCTCACCGTCCAGGCGGGAGCCGGCTGGGCTCAAAAATCAGCCGGTCTACCCCTGCCTCCCCTCCCCCCTGGTACTTCCCTGACGTTCAAAGTACTCGGGACTGTCGCAAATCCCAAGCTGTCAGTGTAG
- a CDS encoding type II secretion system protein GspJ: MSFRPPRSEQGFTLVEVLLAVALVAVIATMVFSALYLTASAIDRTRTSATEEQLLRSTLRVMAEELAMSLQHPASPWLGINAQQGGEPADTIAFLTVGPFRPVSATTDTEMVRVVYTRNEASLMRIVRRNLFGINDESLEQMEMAKKVRGFNVRYYNRTGNIWTDEWDGRARSGVPMAVLIELTLEQDTPEPRIIRQWVSVGAPS; encoded by the coding sequence ATGTCTTTTCGTCCGCCTCGCTCTGAACAGGGCTTCACGCTGGTCGAGGTGCTGCTGGCCGTCGCCCTGGTGGCCGTCATCGCCACGATGGTGTTCAGCGCGCTGTATCTCACTGCCAGCGCCATCGACCGGACCCGCACCTCTGCGACGGAGGAGCAGCTGCTCCGGAGCACGTTGCGCGTCATGGCGGAAGAATTGGCCATGAGCCTCCAACACCCTGCGAGTCCCTGGCTCGGTATCAATGCGCAGCAGGGAGGCGAACCGGCCGATACGATCGCGTTTCTGACGGTGGGACCGTTTCGTCCGGTGAGCGCCACGACCGATACGGAAATGGTCCGCGTCGTCTACACCAGGAACGAAGCGAGCCTGATGCGGATCGTCCGGCGCAATCTCTTCGGTATCAACGACGAATCGCTGGAGCAAATGGAAATGGCGAAAAAGGTGCGCGGGTTCAATGTCCGCTACTACAACCGGACCGGCAACATCTGGACGGATGAATGGGACGGACGGGCCAGATCCGGCGTTCCGATGGCGGTCTTGATCGAACTGACGCTCGAGCAGGACACGCCGGAACCGCGGATCATCCGCCAATGGGTGTCCGTCGGAGCCCCGTCATGA
- a CDS encoding prepilin-type N-terminal cleavage/methylation domain-containing protein, with the protein MHRPGNRKMHDARGFTLLEVLIALAILAMALPILLGLRNFDLSLYSRAEDIAAATMLAQEKLMEAEAATAFPLGETGGDFQTPPPGAQSLIDFQHRAEKYRWKRFVMTTMLPNVREVKIQIIWPQGATEEMVEVSTYVFSSASL; encoded by the coding sequence TTGCACCGGCCGGGCAATCGTAAGATGCACGACGCTCGAGGCTTCACCCTGCTGGAGGTGCTGATCGCGCTGGCCATCCTGGCCATGGCGCTGCCGATCCTTCTTGGATTGCGCAACTTCGATTTGAGCCTGTATTCGCGGGCGGAGGACATCGCGGCCGCCACCATGCTCGCCCAGGAAAAGCTGATGGAAGCCGAGGCCGCGACCGCCTTCCCACTGGGCGAAACGGGCGGTGATTTTCAGACTCCCCCTCCGGGAGCGCAATCTCTAATCGACTTCCAGCATCGCGCCGAGAAATACCGCTGGAAACGCTTCGTGATGACCACGATGTTGCCGAACGTCCGCGAGGTGAAGATTCAAATCATCTGGCCGCAGGGTGCTACGGAGGAGATGGTCGAGGTCAGCACCTATGTCTTTTCGTCCGCCTCGCTCTGA
- the gspG gene encoding type II secretion system major pseudopilin GspG yields the protein MSDRMEPNDGQTARQTALDFRTASRGSLPHPLLLGQRGFTFIEIMVVVAILAILAALVVPRIMGRTDDAKRTAAKVQIRNLEGALQLYKLDNGVYPTTEQGLKALVEKPSVGVVPKKWKLGGYIPNLPEDPWGNPYKYVSPAPVQQGQYGQIKGDYEITSFGTDGESGGEGVNADITNWNLDKD from the coding sequence GTGAGTGACAGGATGGAACCGAACGACGGACAGACGGCACGGCAGACTGCTCTCGACTTCCGCACGGCATCGAGAGGGTCGCTTCCCCACCCCCTGCTGCTGGGACAGCGCGGGTTCACGTTCATCGAGATCATGGTGGTGGTGGCGATCCTGGCCATTCTCGCCGCGCTGGTTGTCCCGCGGATCATGGGACGGACGGACGATGCGAAGCGGACGGCCGCCAAGGTGCAGATCCGAAACCTCGAGGGCGCACTCCAACTGTACAAGCTGGACAACGGCGTGTATCCCACGACAGAGCAGGGTTTGAAGGCCCTGGTCGAAAAGCCCTCGGTCGGCGTCGTGCCGAAAAAGTGGAAACTGGGCGGGTACATCCCGAACCTTCCGGAAGATCCGTGGGGCAATCCGTACAAGTATGTGAGTCCGGCCCCGGTGCAACAAGGCCAGTACGGCCAGATCAAGGGCGATTACGAAATCACGTCGTTCGGGACCGACGGAGAGTCCGGCGGAGAAGGCGTCAACGCCGACATCACGAACTGGAATCTCGACAAGGACTGA